One window from the genome of Leptospira johnsonii encodes:
- the queD gene encoding 6-carboxytetrahydropterin synthase QueD, translated as MEEIELTKEFRFDAAHFLPNVPEGHKCRRMHGHSFRFKLHLKGKVDEKTGWLMDFAEVSKVVKPLLENYLDHYLLNEIEDLENPTSENISIWLWKKLKPQLPLLYKITLNETCTSACVYSGPSEK; from the coding sequence ATGGAAGAAATAGAACTTACCAAAGAATTTCGTTTCGATGCCGCTCATTTCCTTCCGAATGTTCCGGAAGGTCATAAGTGCAGAAGGATGCACGGGCATAGCTTTCGATTCAAATTACATCTCAAAGGTAAGGTGGACGAAAAAACTGGTTGGTTGATGGACTTCGCAGAAGTTAGTAAGGTTGTAAAACCTTTGCTCGAAAACTATCTGGATCATTATCTTCTGAATGAAATAGAGGATTTAGAAAATCCAACCAGCGAGAATATCAGCATCTGGTTGTGGAAAAAACTAAAACCTCAACTTCCCCTTTTATACAAGATCACATTAAACGAAACCTGCACTAGTGCCTGCGTTTATAGCGGACCATCCGAGAAATAA